The Poecilia reticulata strain Guanapo linkage group LG4, Guppy_female_1.0+MT, whole genome shotgun sequence genomic interval TAGACGACAAACCAGATGAATAAACCCAGGAGAATCACAGCAACGAGGATGAGGAAAACTATCAAACTGCCGACGCACACGGATTCAGAAAAGCAcaactctggaaaaacaaagtgaGAGAAGTGAGAGTTactgcagagaaacaacaaaagaaaacacaaaaatcagatttaagtgaatttaaagAGGAGAGTTCCTGGATTTCTGTTTGCCCTTTCTGGGGTTGTTTGCTTCATAGTTCAATAAAGTCCAACAGGTATtgataaaaatcagtttctgctggtagaacaaaaaaaagacaaagaattcAACAGTTTGTAGAATATTTTAACTCTGTTGAGAAAATCATTCAATATTCCAGATTATGACACGTTATTCCACTATAGGTAACATTATATCATTATTTAGTTAAAAGGTGAAATTTTTCCagcaaaaaactaaaagttgctCTAATAAGACAAATCCAAACATCTAAGCGTAGATATGTTTGGGTTTATCCAAAAAGAGGCGGGGCTAATGTTGCAATAAGGGCCAGTACCGCCTCTGTAGATCTGCacaacttatttaaaaaatacatatatattttttttacagatttgttgtTGTGATGGCATGTTCTGAGAAAAAACATCCTTTGCCTTCTTCCAGTgctaactaaaaacaaccaatcagagccagggggcggggcttagcgctgtcagctAGCAGAGACTCTTGTGAATGTAACGGCAATGTTTCTGTAACGGCAAGTTGCTTCTTTTGCAGTAGCACATTAAGCAACTactacatgaggatgattgacagcactaagccccgccTGTTAAGACTGAATACTCAGGACACCAGGGGTTAAATAACCAAAAcgcataaaacaaaaacccaaacccTCATAATACAGGGTTTTCTTAAGCTACAGAAACACTAAAGTTTACCTTGGATAATTTACAGCATCCTGGTGCTGATGATAGTAGTTAAAACAAAAGACCTGCAGTGATGAGATTTAGAGTAGAGTCCAGGACGGCACCGATCTGGACGCAGAAGAAGAGTCGGGAGTTTCCCTGTTAAAGGCTCAGACAGACTGACCTTCTGCAGTTAATGTGTTTGAACCTCATCAGtaaaacagaagataaaacCCTGAGATCTGCGGCTGGTGGTGAAATACAGCCAGAAGGTTTGAACACCACTGATTCAGATCAACCTCAGAATCTGATAACATCATCTGAGGTTTTCAGGGTCACAGTGTGGATGCTGCTAATTAATTTTCACTTCTGCTTCAAGGACAAAGTAACATGTTGGCTGGAGAGGGGAATTGCACAATTTCTCTCTGGTGTCTCAATAAAAGAGCCTCACATGCAGCgactgtcattttttttggggtgtttttgtcttgaaatTCCCCTGTAAGCTGCGTTACCTCTCTGGTTAAGTAATGCAGAAGCTCTGCTGCTTCCCGTTTCCTTCAGATATCTGCAAACACAGCAGCTTTGACCTTTAATCATTATGGAAAATGATGCCAGTTTTCTTCAGTAACTAGGCAGAAATCGGTTCACTGAACTTTATTTGCAGAGTTCAAAGTGACATGCCGTCATCTGGCGCAGATAAATTTCCACTACAGTAGAAATATGAAACTTTCACATCTTCACCACAGTGGAACatttttctcctgcagcttcACTTTTCTGACTCTGgaggttttgaaaaaaaaaatcattttgttttctcaagtTTTTAGTTTATccttttattatatttctttattattgtatAACTTAACTGTGATTTATGTTGTGTAGACGTTTGTGTCTGTgataaataaagcttttctttaCTGCTTTACTGTTTTTGCTCGCTTGGTTTTTCCAGATAGTCGAATCAATTTTCAAcatcagctctgattggctgtagtTCAGAATCTACTGcatgttctgcatgttttctgacCAAAGTCCTGCTGCAGTCAAGTTGGCAAAGTTAGCATCAGAGTTAGCAACAAAGTTAGCATCAGAGTTAGCTTCAGAGCTAGCAATGTTCAACAACTATAGAACTGAAACGGTGAGTTTGCCCCAAAGAATCACTTCCTGCAGTGCAAACTGTGCAGGTTTGGGGTCAACATGTCATGGTTTaatttagtgctttagcattagcttctactTTAGTGTTAACATTAGCTtctgctttagcattagcagagctaatgtttacaattagtgctttagggttaaTGTAATTAATGTTGCTGTCATTTAGAGGAGATAAACAGACTTTTTaagcttaaaatgaaaatagatgAAGGTCAACACAGTTAGAGCAATTAGTTTGGGTAAAACAGAGTCTGGATATTATGCATTGAGAACAAATAAACATCATCTGAGCAGAAACGGACAATGATTGAATATTTACAACCACATCTTGGTTTGACTGAGTCAAACTCTGACTCAGTCGCTGAGTCGCTTACTGGTTGGTGGAGGAACGTCATCGAGCTCCAAGAGGCTGCAGTTCACTGCAACACAACAGGAAATAAGCTgatgagctgaagaaaagccGACATGCTGACAGAAACCCGTTTCTGTGGAAACGCTCTCACCTCTGCAGTCAACAGTCCAACCAAactgaaggaaggaaacaatGAAATTTAAATCCAAGGCATCATTTAAATCTGACACAGATTGATGCTAAAACTgctcaacattttatttaacatttctttctcttcctaCTTTCTTCTCTGTTGGTGAAGTTTGTTTCACGTTCAGACACTTGGTGATGTGCGTCAGGTGGGGATGGCAGGTCTTCAGGTCGATGTGGTCGACGGTCACGTTCTCCACCAGGCTTTCATTGACTGAAGAACCCTGGGCGACCACAACCTTCTGGAAGATGGAGTTTATCACATAAACACTTTATGTTCTGCAGCAAAGTGCTTCTCGTCTCGTtgtcttctctctttcttcacTTACATCTTGGTCTGCCCACTGTGTGTCGCAGTCATCTGAGGCCGTCCACCGGGACAGCTGGTACCTGAAGAAGCGGGTTGGAAGTCGACTGACGCTGCAGTTTAGGGGTGAAAGgtcagcaggagctgcaggaagcagcagctgcaccaaacctgaaacaaaaataaaattggctCAGGAAGTTGGGAATGCTTAGATATCAAAGAGGGAGTCAACATGCTAGCAGCTAGCTCACCATCAGCCAAGTGGTCATAATGATATGCCTGATATTAGTTTTAGGCGGTGTAGCAGTTATAGTTGTATCTCCAAAGTGAATGATTCATATGCAATCATGGCACAGCTGAGAAAACAGCAGTAAGGCAGAAACAATTATGTTGCATACAGGTAGAGCTTCCTAGCTAGCAAGGTAGCATAGCATCCTGCTAGCCAACAGTCCGTCTCCATTTTAAACTGGATTAAACAGCAGGAAACAGATCATGTTCAGatgttgttctgggttcttCCTCCTGGAGGAGTCGATGGATTCTCTGGGTCATTTTGGGAGGAGACGGTTGATCAGGCCCGGATCGGCTAATCAGGAGAACCAGGACATTTCCCCATGGGCCAGCCTATGGCAGGcagtttaacataaaatcagtttccTCTATTTGTACTTAAGTTCCATACATCTAAAAATGAGTTTAGTCTAGACACAACTATATTTTGACAACCCTGAAAATATGACATGCAATCATGTGGAATCAGTCGACATTGTGAAGTAACTCTTGCCTGCAAtgaatcagaaatattttagaaaaacactCTTAATTTCAAGGCTACACAGAACAGTGCACTCTATTGCAGACTTAACATGTATCCAAGTATGCTTACTCCAAATGTAAGATTATAATGGCATGAGTCAATACTACTAATAACAGATTGTTATCTAAAGGGCTGGTCTGAAGCGTGAAAATCCGGGGCAGTTTTGcgttttctccactgtttttcTGGAGGCCCAAAGCCGTAGAAAGGGCTTTGCCACCCGTTCCAGATGGATAGATGTCAGTAACTTTGTTTATAATCTGTTCGGACACGGTGTATTACTTGTCAAACTCTTTTTCCTACTTTACGCTGTCAGAAAGATTCTGTTTAAGACACCCTGCTTTGATTTCGCAGAATTATTTAGGCTTTTGGTTTAGTGGCCGGTTTTAAATCTGCTTGCTGAACTGAAACTACACCAGATTATCACCTTCCAATATGAACGCTCAAGTAAAAACCACATAACAAAATAGTAAAGATGAAACCTCTGACTCAACTCAAGACTAGAAAATCTGCTTCTATGTAACATGGGGTACgaacagtggcgcaactacacattattcaggtgaaTATTCATTATTCAAAACATAGATCGGNNNNNNNNNNNNNNNNNNNNNNNNNNNNNNNNNNNNNNNNNNNNNNNNNNNNNNNNNNNNNNNNNNNNNNNNNNNNNNNNNNNNNNNNNNNNNNNNNNNNNNNNNtgaaggaggaggagggaggagggggggacCACAACACTCCACCGAAAAGTCCCGAACACCTCAGGAtctaaaaatacagtttaaggTGAACTATGGCACCGAGCCCAACAAGCCGACAATGAACCCACCTACCTCGGTTAAGAACTCCACGCCCACGACGCGTGTCTGACCCCCCTGCCCCCCAACCCAACCACAATCCTGAACCCAAAGGAAGCACAATCACCACAAACTAATCTAAAGTCCAGCAGAAGGAAAATCACAAAACTAACTGAAGATGCTTGAGGAAGGACAGAATCACAGAAGCTCACACCACGGCGTCTCCGCAGCTCAAACAATGTGAGCGCGCACCACTCACCTTAGAGGTGAATCCGCACCAACATACCACAACATGCATGTAAAAGTAATAGACATGTCATAAATACAAACTGAATATTGTTGTGCATCTCATTTTCTGCTCGTGTTTTTCCTGCTCCGCACCAAGCAGAGGCATCTCTACCTGACCGTACAGATTTCTGTCTGTTTAATAAGGAAACGACCCACCGGGAAAATATACAAGTCAATAAAAGCATCAACTGATTCggaccaaaataaaagaacttcAGAAACGCCGAAAACGAGTCACGTTTTCTGCGTCACTCCAGAAAGCCTTGAAAAACCTGATCACTCGTGGGCTTCTGATCCGGACGTTTTTAATTATCCAGGATCTTTGGAGTTAAACTCACCTGTCAACGCAAGCAGCCGGCAGATCCCAGCCGGGTCCATGCCGAGCAGAAACCTGTGTGTTTCTGGTTGTGGTTCTCTCTCAGTCCGTCTCCTCCCCAAGCGGAGCGGGGCGGAGCGGGGCGGAGCGGAGCGGGGCGGAGCGGGACGGAGCGGGGCGGGACTCTCCCCCGTCTCGCCCCGCTCCTTGCGGCTGCATTGTCTTCTCTTTAACAAGTCaccattttcattgttttacaagtttgtttgagctttaaatatgtttatcaaCTTGACTTTTATCCGCTTTTTATTATGCATTGAAATAGcattattataaatattcaaataggattattataaatattcaaataggattattataaatattcaaataggattattataaatattcaaataggattattataaatattcaaatagTATCATATATGTGTGAAACATGCAGCAATATTGTTGATTTTAACTTTACaaaattagcaataaaaaaaaaaaagctttggatTTTGAAACGCAGAATGGTTTTTAAGTGCATTATTAGTGTATTATTTTAACTATACCCCCGCATCAGCCTGATCGGTGTCTATCCCAGCCAAACTTAGGACACAGACGCTGCATTGAACTTAATTgattcaagtaaagtcaaagtaaaaagctCATTAAGTTAAAATGTGCAACCTTTAAGTTAATTGAATACAAAAAGTAAGTTGTCACCATTAATTAAGTgatattaatgtaaataagtccataacaTGCGGGTGTGGTGAGGCGTCTCCTGTCCGCAGGAATAAAAAACCTGTGAGGTCAGGACTGCTGGTCTCATGTCGAGTTTCCCGTTTTGGCTGCATATAGTTTCACACATTAGAGCATTTACGTTGCACCCCCCTCCCCTCATTCTGCAGGTGCAGTGATGCGCAAACCCTCCGACAATATCCTGCAGGCCAGGCGCCCGTGCGTGCGGATTCAACCAAAGCTGGTTCTTAGTCATTTCCGTGTTCTGTTAGCTGCTCTAGAGCCGCTCAGCGCCATCACCCAGTTCACCAGATATGTCTTCATCATGCCGTCAGGATTTCTGTGGGATCGACCGAAAGCTTTCCGTTTATTTCAGAGGAGCGTGTTAGGAGTTGGTCAAACCAGCGAGGAATTTTCCTGTGGAGATAATTTCGGATTTGGATCAAATTATGCGCCTGATTTCGGTTGTTGTCGAGACCAAGGCCCGTCTGACGGAGAGAAGCGAGAGGAGGAGGCCGGGCTTTGTCACGTAGAGGGTTGTTACGTCACGATGCTGCTGTTTCCTGCTATCCTGCGACGGTTGCAGCACTTTGGAGCAGAAAGCGATCCTCCAACCTGTCCGCCGGTCGTCAAAGCATCACAGTGAGTAACTAAGTTACAGTTGggcattaattttaatattaaaataattatttaaaaaatgtgttcttgTTCGCTGCAGATATTGCTCAGAAAGCCACATAATCTAAAGTTTTTTTAGAATGCAAATCGGTTtgtttagattaaaataaaagtatattgATCTGTTGAAAACTCATGTGCAACGCAGAGGTTAATTGTAattaaactttgtaaaaattataTCAATGAAAAGAATATAATGACGCCAATTCCTGGTAACTATTACTTTGATCAGCGTGCAGGCTTTGGAGCTCAGCCATCAGGTCAACGCCTGGCTCTTTTCTCTTTACCACCCCAGACTGGGACAAAAACAATTACTCTGGCTCTTCTATACAGTTTGAGGTACCAGAGGATGTGTAATTTTAGAAGTTTATCACAGTTTGCCTCAGGCTGCAGAGTTTCAGTCTTACCGTGTCTGATCCTTTCTCACTCAGATCTCAGATCAGTCGACCATATAAATCCCACACTGATGGATGCAGCTGCGTAACTACACACCTTCTGAGCTGCGTGCCATCGACCCCGCGTTCTCTtcaaaataattacttatttactATTAATCTATTAGTatgatttgttatttaaatggtcatttatattatttaagcTAATACATATCCAAACTCTGGTTGTCGGGTCTAATTGTGATTCACTGACATTACAatcattttgaaaagcttttcttcATCCCTCttccgtttgtttttttttgtgcctggCCGGAAGACCTTATTTTTTCTCGTCTTTAGCTCACTGTTGTCAAATGAACTATATCGATtaaaatttaagagaaaaaacgCGCCTGAGCGCGTTCTTGAAGGGGCGCGTGCACACGCACCTGTGTGGGAGGAGGGAGCAACAGGAGGGCAGGTGAAGGAGCGGAGGGGCTCCTGATCAGTGCCATTCCTCTGTTCTCGATCATTCCACGCACAAACAGCTGCATTGTGACAGACCTTTCAGCCTGATTCTGTTCTTTCTGCAAACTGCCTCCATCCATGTCTCTTTGAAGGCGGTTTATTAGtttataacatttaatttagtgcactgaagcaaaaatgaaaatctaacaACAGAGGAAGTTGAATCTGACCTGTTGTCCTGCAGACTCAGACATGTTCCTCCAGGTTTTCCTGCTGAGTGTTGCTGTGACGGCTCCAGTTTCCGCCGCCAGCCGGAAGCTGCAGGTCAGAGTTGGAAACAAACCATCAGATTTATGAATGATGGGAAACGAGCAGGAACTCTGACTTCTTCTCCTGCCTTTCAGACCAACCTGACCTGCTTCAGGTCCTCGGATCCAGCAGCCGCGAACGCCACGCAGCTCCACGGTAACCATGACGACCAGAGGTTCCTGTGGACGAAGGATCCAGATtccgctcctcttcctcagtgctcctcttcctccgtctcCCCTCCTGCGTCCCGCTGTGAGGTCTGTCACCTCGGGCAGGTCTTCATCATCTGCGCCGACCTGCCGGATGGAGCCGGTCTGTACCTGGAGCGACCCGGAGTCCCTTACCGGACCGAGCGGAGCGGTACGGACCGGCAGCACGACCCTGGACcgaatctatttatttttatctatttaaaaaaataatatttcaggaAATCCAGCtgagaaaacagaacagaaacaaaactggatgcgtttccattacaaatgtgcgtaaatattattattctaaCGTcgaaaaaaacataattttgtatttgtcatttttcaataaaataagaaatgaaattaaaatcacgtgaatAAGCTGATTCACGTGTCATTAGAAATCATAACGGTGTCAAATTGTTACGTTCCGGCTCGTTCAGCTCGTTGAGACACAGATTTCAACAATAATTTGCCTTTTTATTGAGCaccaaacatgaaataatttcagACAGGCAAGAGCCTGAAAAGCGGAGCTGGGTGGGAAAAATGCCTCAGGCCCACCTGGAGCTTGGCTGCTGAGTCTGGGCCTTGTATACCACTTCCATTGTGCCTCGGGACAAAGAACAATTTTACAATAAGAAAAATGGAAGATGATCCCTCCAGGAGGGGACGTCACAGATATAAACAGTTACTCATCATCATCTATCAGATCCTATAACCGCAGAGTTTTTCTCCGTCAAAACTCCGCCGCCTACGCGGTGATGGTGCAATTCTGagattttaaagaacatttatggattcaacacgttggaACGACGCACAGCCTCTTCTGAACCGGTTCAGAACCTCTTCTGAACCGGTTCAGAACCTCTTCTGAACCGTGTGACGctgtcagagcagcagctgcgcCTTGGTGCGAAAAGACGTCTCAgttttgaggaaaataatttaaatacggctgaacaaaatgaaaaaacaaaacaaaaaaccccacctCATATAgcaaaaaaacgttttattgaaaaatccgagttatttcaaaattaaaatgggcATTTTATTCCATTAAgcccatttatttcagtaatttcaaTCTTTACAGTTTCATGGCCAATGGAAACGCG includes:
- the LOC108166228 gene encoding uncharacterized protein LOC108166228, which codes for MFLQVFLLSVAVTAPVSAASRKLQTNLTCFRSSDPAAANATQLHGNHDDQRFLWTKDPDSAPLPQCSSSSVSPPASRCEVCHLGQVFIICADLPDGAGLYLERPGVPYRTERSACPVPPAAVEPHSVPDEPRLPPADENTRNHFAAVASLMLLILILILTAVALCRAHGSQQDGTAEPPHHPEMVLSNQCGTENRQLNVSNGP